A genome region from Arachis duranensis cultivar V14167 chromosome 6, aradu.V14167.gnm2.J7QH, whole genome shotgun sequence includes the following:
- the LOC107493822 gene encoding F-box/kelch-repeat protein At3g06240-like, which translates to MAKFQLPLPIIPDDLLQEIFLRSSAKAVGRCMCLNKFWYRQLRQPETCIHHMRRQKVLDQHVLFHVGYSLLLMGSDSLYIVNAASGEEVNVQHPFGVGIHGWFRIVGVSNGNICFKFSRERDDTRLLVWNPTTQCSREISDPHRDHGRSFFPVYGFGHVPNSDAYTVIHMCKRDIADAYVFFSRYCSRRSTWFHCVDCLPGVEKIDPNSVFNNGQAYWITGTGDSYATPKSVLCYSVEDESFSEVSIPVGAIYTIHNLLTHKEKVALLAHTHNEFGYVAAIWHLNEDANGNRILEQYCRFASRSIRENPILFVDENLLLLVNNSKERELLVNYRYRELVLTEYDIEHGTKNLLVRRAWRYPETPHPITVRSTLKYFAGMFPV; encoded by the coding sequence ATGGCTAAATTCCAACTTCCCTTGCCGATTATTCCGGATGATCTGCTACAAGAAATCTTCCTGCGTAGTAGTGCCAAAGCTGTAGGGAGATGTATGTGCTTGAATAAATTCTGGTACCGACAGCTACGCCAACCAGAGACATGCATACACCACATGCGAAGGCAAAAAGTGTTAGATCAACATGTTTTGTTTCATGTTGGATACTCACTGCTGTTAATGGGTTCAGATTCACTATATATAGTGAATGCTGCTTCTGGAGAAGAAGTGAATGTTCAGCATCCTTTCGGAGTTGGCATCCATGGGTGGTTTCGTATTGTCGGAGTGTCAAACGGGAACATATGTTTCAAGTTCTCTCGTGAACGAGACGACACAAGACTTTTGGTATGGAATCCAACAACACAATGCTCTAGAGAAATTTCCGACCCCCACAGGGACCACGGTAGATCGTTTTTCCCAGTATATGGTTTCGGTCATGTTCCAAACTCAGATGCATACACAGTCATACATATGTGCAAAAGGGACATAGCTGATGCCTACGTTTTTTTCTCTAGATATTGTTCAAGGCGTTCTACATGGTTTCACTGCGTTGATTGTCTCCCTGGTGTAGAAAAAATTGACCCTAACTCTGTTTTTAATAATGGTCAGGCGTATTGGATAACTGGTACAGGAGATAGCTATGCTACACCCAAGTCTGTTTTATGTTACAGTGTTGAAGATGAATCATTTAGCGAGGTGTCTATCCCTGTAGGTGCAATATATACCATTCACAATTTACTAACCCACAAGGAAAAAGTTGCACTCCTCGCTCATACACACAACGAATTTGGTTATGTCGCAGCAATTTGGCACTTGAATGAAGACGCGAATGGAAACAGAATACTAGAGCAATACTGCAGGTTTGCGAGTCGAAGCATCAGAGAAAATCCAATACTATTCGTGGATGAAAACCTACTTTTGTTGGTGAACAATTCAAAGGAAAGAGAGTTACTCGTCAATTACAGGTACAGAGAGCTTGTTTTGACAGAATATGACATCGAACATGGCACTAAAAATCTATTGGTGAGGAGAGCATGGCGATACCCAGAAACGCCACACCCGATCACAGTAAGGTCTACACTCAAGTATTTTGCAGGGATGTTTCCTGTCTAG